acattactattgttggattagaatttatttctaattactatACTATGCctatttttttgtgaaattaCCAAAATGTCCCTAACCctaatctttaaaaaaaaaaaaagaaactctAAAACCTACCCGGTGACCCGTTGCTCCCCCATGCCCCAGCAGCCACAACACACACGGTTTCTTTCCTCTCTTTCCATGAAAAGGGAAGAAACAGAAgcagaaaaaaaatgaaatgaggGAGAAGGGAGAAGGGTTCGCCGGCGTGGAGGGGGAAGGGGGCTCACCGCGCCACCATCGTCCTCAGCTGCCTCACCGTGAGCTGTGCTTCGCAGCCCACACCCACACGATTTTCTTCACCGTGAAAGAAGAGAAGCTGAAAGGGGGACCTGAGAGAGGGAGGAATAGGCAAGAGAGCGAGAGGTCGCGCCGCCACGGTCGTCCAGGAGCGCCAGAGAAGCTGCTGCGCGGCCAGAATCCGCGTTCAACTCGCCGCCGTTCAGGCTCCAATTGCTGTCACCCTCGTGCAGGCGCCATCACGAGGTAGCCTTGCATCCGCCGCCGTCTTCGCGGGGCTTATGTGTGGCCGTGGTCGCTCCTTGCCGTGGAGCCCGTGTCGTCGCTGTTCAGCTATCGCCAGAGCAGAGCGCGCGAGCATGGACACCGCCAGGAGCGTCGCGTCACTGCCGCTGCCTGTGCCGCCGTCGTCATCGCCGGCCTTCTTGAGCGCCGCCGTCAGAAAGGGTTCTGGTCGCCGTTAATGGAGTTAGCCGGGACTGTTCCAAGGCCTTGCCGCCCATTCCGATCTTGCTCTGTTCTGGTTAATGCTATTGCCATTGTTCTGGCCGCCGGAAAACCTCACTGCCGCCACCTCTGCTACGGAAACAGCCGCTGAGTCTTCTATGATGGTAAAATCTAACTCTGCCTCAGCTTCTTTATCCGTTAATTTCTCCATGGGCCATGAGAGTTGTTGCTAAGGCTGGTTATGTCAGGAGTTTACCACGAGTTACTGTCGCTCTGGTCACCGGCTGTGACGTTGGTGTTACCGGAACCGCCACTGGTGCGGCCGCTACTTGGTTCCCTCGAGTACGGTAAGCGTTTTGTTTAGAAGAGTCCTTTAATCGCTGCTTTATTATCATACGCTGACGTTTTGCGGCGTTAATTGCTATACGATTGAGTTTCGGTTgttgtatgttgcgattagagtGTTGAGGCTGTTGCGAAAGTGGCTTGGAACCGAGGTTTTGGATGCCGGGGTTTTGATTGTTGATATTGGGTCGAGGCGGAAAGGATTATGTGACGcgtttgggttatggaatttgcgttttgaggtaggggcgctttccaaaaactatgttttatgtaatggaattattacatatggatactgatgtgagatattgtgtatttggtgattgtatctgccttatgtattatttgattgactcgaatgattatggatgttggtttggctgaattattgtgcggctttgtgaattgtaatgtttgaagtcgattctttaaagatttgaaatctaagtttaatccgttgaggattgatttgatttgagttaattattttgatgatttgagaagttgaatgcacttttgaattcagcctggtttactttaattgacttggttttggacaaatgatttatTTCTGAACCGATTCTTttaagctttggaaatgagttaaattGGTTGATATTgtgttgattttgaaatggtttccttgagatatgccactgaggcaactgttggatttagcttgcttttgaattgatttctggttttgagctgttgaaaaggattgtggaacggtttagttgggacccgaaccgggtggcaaagtccaagttttaggggagatgctgccgaaatttttataaatcCGAGTTTTCAATTGAAATGTTTTTGGGAAATTTTGAGTTCAGTGCCTTTCCTAATTATTTGGAGGATTGTGAATTTAGGGCTTCTTTTATTATCTTTACTTAAAACAATTATGAAAGCGATGAAGCTACGCTTTGAAAGAATTATTGAAAAGGGAATCAtagtttcttcttatttttctaagaagCATAGTATGTTTTTGGGTACAAGTCATTCGAAGAGAATTTTGCCTTGAGGCTGTTTTAAAAGGTAAAACGGTTTTATGCTTTCTCTATTAAACATAAAGATTGCCCTTTTGGAAGAGTTTTcgtgattttgaaaaggatttggaTTTTGATTGATGAACCTTATTATTTTGACGTTTTAAATAAGCTTCAGAGTACCCTTTGAACTCTAAATTACACAACGAAAATGATTCTCTTAGCAATTTAAAACGTCAGATTTAATTATGGAATTGAAGCCGATTTTGTTTAAGTAAAGAAAACGGCTTTGAAAAGAGTAATTGATTACATGACTCGGATTGGCTTAGATCCTATTTTACTACTCAAATCAGGAAGCCAAggtttttaatgaatttaaatgAACTTGGAgaaatgagttatgttattctgggactctgccgagaaacttttgttataaaatcccattgttgatgggtgattttgaatgctttgaataaatccttaacttgccatggttttggaagttttggaaagagaatgccgagagtggctctgttttaaaaagggaactcactttgagtaaatttggcttatgagcctgagatgatttgagaaacgagatttctaaagccaaggctgaaaagagttgaaacttgatttcaaagtgaaatgaatagagaaatgatttatggcttaaatgccaatttcatgaatttgatgattttgaatgtggaagtgctgttttgtgAGAGCCGGATTGGCTGTGTATGTTATACATATtgattggttctggattgaaccgtgagccggaatggctgtgtatgatatgaatattggctggttctggaatgaacgtgagccggatggctgagatggatggtgatccatgaatgagattgaatgcatgtttatgctgattcattgataaatgtgaatgttgcacttccactatcagagatgagggtttccctgggtagtagcagtggctagccaccatgtgctccaggttgagacttgatactctgttgaccctatgttgtaagtggccgggcactgtgaaagccccggatgagctcgcccccgaaatattcaccagtgagggtgatggatatggatcatgttatgatcaagtttatgatgagtataactcgagttggggatgcgtgacagagggacagtccaatggttagctaccagacttgtcgggttggctctataaccgacagatgatatcatcagccactagggacaggcatgcatcatatgcatctatgtgacattgtttgggtatgcatattgtacttggtttgcctatgtgattaactgctaattgttctacttgcaataactgtttgtttgtgtttgcatcttcctacttgtgtttgcttctGGAACTATGTTAGATTGTGGTGGATTGattgtggttggattgtttgggcctagggccgtggttgaatgagatggaccgatggttgatttcggttttgtggttctggtttggaataagatatgaaaggttattttggttcagtatagataaaccttttggaatgctttgatgttttgagaattgaacggttcctctttcagaaaagatttctgactttacttttattgtaaactgttgtttttgaaaagaggcataagatggttaataatcactggtacggtttatcttcatgtatcctattacagtaattcccaaaaaaaaaccctctactgagaaccctttcgaggatgatgttctcaccccttacatttttcccctttcaggatatgggcgcagaagttacgaagaatttatttagttattgttgtgatgttctgtattgctttagattattaattattgtaccctcgcctttatcttgatatattctgtaagagggataggaattgtattggttaatgtctgtaatattatttatatatatgtgtgtatatatatggatgtactctttatgagtttttgtaagttgtatggtttctttggatgtacgttatcgaacgaaagtatttttgggaacggtatttgcggtttaaagtttcaaacaggctcatattttagtaataaatagtataagagtcgtcgtaatgtccgagctatcagagtagcgcagccggaagcgtgagctttggtagttagggtatTACAATCATCCTTGGAGTCATTTTCCAAGTCCTCCCATGACGCCATCAACAccttttttttgtcttttcttaTGTTGTTCTCCTTTTTGAGCTTGGGGCAGTCACTTGAAGTGACCAGCTTCCTTGCAATGATAACATATGACCTTGCTAAAATTCTTGTTGTGTTCTTTTGAACTTGAgtctttgttcttttttttgCTTCTCATGAGTCTTCTCAGTCTCCTagcaaaaaatacaattttatcatctgaaaaattataattgaaatcTTTTTCCAATGAATCAATATTAGATTTTAAGGTCACTCCTTTTTTTTGTGTCACGGTTCATGTGGGTGGTTTCATAGGCAAGTCATTTTTCTCTCAATTCATTGTATGACATTTGGTTCAGATTGCTACTCTCAGAGATGACATTTGCTTTTATTTCCCACTCCTTGGTGCGAATTCTAAGTATATCTTTCTTACTAGCACTTGTTCAGTGTGAGTCATCCCATAGTATCCAAACTATTGATaatgattgagaatctctcaaataTCTCatcaatgatttttttattgtgaACATTTCATATTCTTTTCTTAGCATATCAATTCTTGTTTTCTTAACTTGTTCGACGCCCTCATGAGTGACTTGGAGTTTATCCCaaatttcttttgttattttgcACCTTGATACCTTTTGGTATTTCTCAAAGCTAATTGAGTAATGCATTATGTTACTTGCCTTTGCGTTtagctccatcttcttcttatctTTGTCGTTCCATTCGGCTTTATCTTTGGGAGTCATCACTCCTTCTACACTTGCTTTGTTGCAATTTACGGATCGTTCATAATGATCTTTCAAATATTATAATCAATGGACTAAATAAATATCCTCATTCTCTTCTTCCAATAGGTGAAGTTCTTGCTATTGAAGAATGAAGGTCTGTTATTGGACTAACCCTCAATGAGTGTGTAAGCCATGATATTCGCACCCATGTTGTTCGCCATTAGATCTTTGCTCCAAGGTGTGAAGCTTGATTCCTTGAGATCAaactctgataccaattgaaggttcTTTATGGCCTAGAGAAGGTGAGGTTGAATCTATGGTCTCTTTTAAAACTTGTACTCTTTAACTTCAATCTAAGTTAATCTCAGTGTTACTGTTGAATCTGCAATATTGATTATACAAGagataattttgttttatctcTTAACGATTAAACAGGAATAGAACAAAGAAGTTTCTTTTGAGTGAACTGAGATGTTGTGACTTCTTTTGGATTGATTATGCAGgagacaattttatttatctctTATCGAATAAAACTAgaaacaaaacaaagaaaagagaacGACACAACCATAGATCCTGATTTAACCACTATATGCAATGTGACTTATATCCAATCTCCACCACAACTTTGGTAGAATTTTCACTATCTTTTACAAAGAATATAATCACCAATTTCCTTGAATTCTATCTAATCCTATCTGGGACAAATCAAACTTCTACCCAAACTTGATTTTGTTAGGTTCACTCCCTAGACTTTCAACCACTAAGTGCTCACCTAACTTAGCAAAGAAATACACTCAAGATCATAAATACAAAATAGAAATACATACAAAagaatttgaaataattttataacttttttcCAAGAATACCTTCTTTGTCTTTTCTCTCAATAGCTTTTTCTAATACCTCACATAATGCCTTTTCCAATTGataagaaacaaagaaagatgaaaactaaaaaatagaaaatttaatGTAAAGTCATGAAGGGGAAGAAGGTTAAGCCCGAAAGTTATGAAGACCTAAATAGTGTGCTCACTCTCTTTGCTTTAATTTTTAGCCGATTACCCTTTTTAAAGAAAAGTAAAGCTTCCAAAACTTGAGTTTCATTGAAAACTTTTGACTTATTCTTTTTCTCTAAAATCAGAGCAGTAACACAGAAAAGAGATGAGACAGCAGCAATGATTAGAGTAGTTGGCATGTATCCTTACCTAGATGCTTctctttctttcattttcttttggcTTCAAAGATCTAAGCCATTCATTCTTTAGCTCCAAGTTAGGTTTTCGA
The genomic region above belongs to Arachis stenosperma cultivar V10309 chromosome 5, arast.V10309.gnm1.PFL2, whole genome shotgun sequence and contains:
- the LOC130980008 gene encoding uncharacterized protein LOC130980008; the encoded protein is MRVVAKAGYVRSLPRVTVALVTGCDVGVTGTATGAAATWFPRVRVLRLLRKWLGTEVLDAGVLIVDIGSRRKGLCDAFGLWNLRFEDMGAEVTKNLFSYCCDVLYCFRLLIIVPSPLS